In Primulina eburnea isolate SZY01 chromosome 3, ASM2296580v1, whole genome shotgun sequence, one DNA window encodes the following:
- the LOC140825058 gene encoding patatin-like protein 2 isoform X1 — MSQMASSLSSSKIEPPTFGKLVTILSIDGGGIRGIIPATILEFLESELQKLDGEDARIADYFDVVAGTSTGGLVTAMLTAPDANNRPLYAAKDIVPFYIKHGPMIFPYRGGIIGSMENTIVKLGNPKYDGKYLHKLIRDNLGQTRLHDTLTNVVIPTFDIKNLQPTIFSSFETKNSPALDALLSDICIGTSAAPTYFPAHYFTNGDGSGNSSEFNLIDGGVAANNPALIAVGEITKQVFRNDPNFFPIKPMDYGRLLVISLSTGSAKQEQKFTAEMAAKWGLFGWLIQGNSTPILDVFNQASKDMVDYFLSIVFQALHSEDNYLRIQDESLVGTNASVDVSTKKNLDELVKIGQNLLNGPCSRVDLQAGVSEPIVNGGTNKDALIKFAKILSDEQKLRRSNSPTQNKSDT; from the exons ATGTCTCAAATGGCCTCCTCGTTGTCTTCCAGCAAAATCGAACCTCCAACTTTTGGAAAATTGGTTACCATTCTTAGTATTGATGGTGGAGGCATTCGGGGGATTATTCCAGCCACGATTCTTGAATTTCTTGAATCCGAACTCCAG AAATTAGATGGTGAAGATGCTCGGATCGCAGACTACTTCGACGTTGTGGCTGGAACAAGCACGGGCGGACTTGTGACGGCCATGTTGACTGCACCTGATGCCAACAACCGACCATTATATGCTGCTAAAGATATTGTTCCCTTTTACATAAAACATGGACCTATGATATTTCCATATAGAGG AGGTATTATAGGATCGATGGAAAATACAATCGTTAAACTTGGGAACCCCAAATATGACGGGAAGTACCTGCACAAGTTGATAAGGGACAATTTGGGACAGACCCGGTTGCATGATACCTTAACAAACGTTGTCATTCCGACGTTTGACATCAAAAATTTGCAGCCCACTATATTCTCCTCCTTTgag ACGAAAAATTCTCCAGCTTTGGATGCACTGTTATCTGATATATGCATCGGTACTTCTGCTGCACCAACTTATTTTCCGGCTCACTATTTCACTAACGGTGATGGCTCTGGGAATTCTTCCGAGTTCAATCTAATTGATGGCGGCGTCGCTGCTAACAATCCg GCGCTGATTGCCGTCGGAGAGATAACGAAACAAGTATTCAGAAACGACCCCAATTTTTTCCCGATCAAACCAATGGATTACGGCAGATTGCTGGTGATCTCATTGAGCACGGGATCTGCAAAACAAGAACAGAAATTTACAGCAGAAATGGCTGCCAAATGGGGTCTGTTTGGATGGTTGATTCAAGGAAATTCAACCCCTATTTTAGATGTATTCAATCAAGCAAGTAAAGATATGGTGGATTATTTCTTGTCCATCGTCTTCCAGGCCCTTCATTCTGAAGATAATTACCTCCGGATTCAA GATGAGTCATTAGTAGGGACGAATGCATCGGTTGATGTTTCGACGAAGAAGAATCTTGATGAGCTTGTAAAGATTGGACAAAATTTGCTAAATGGTCCATGCTCTAGGGTTGATCTGCAAGCTGGAGTGTCAGAGCCTATAGTCAACGGAGGAACAAATAAGGATGCTTTGATAAA GTTTGCAAAAATATTATCCGATGAACAAAAACTCCGAAGATCAAACTCACCAACGCAAAACAAGTCGGATACATGA
- the LOC140825058 gene encoding patatin-like protein 2 isoform X2, with protein MSQMASSLSSSKIEPPTFGKLVTILSIDGGGIRGIIPATILEFLESELQKLDGEDARIADYFDVVAGTSTGGLVTAMLTAPDANNRPLYAAKDIVPFYIKHGPMIFPYRGGIIGSMENTIVKLGNPKYDGKYLHKLIRDNLGQTRLHDTLTNVVIPTFDIKNLQPTIFSSFETKNSPALDALLSDICIGTSAAPTYFPAHYFTNGDGSGNSSEFNLIDGGVAANNPALIAVGEITKQVFRNDPNFFPIKPMDYGRLLVISLSTGSAKQEQKFTAEMAAKWGLFGWLIQGNSTPILDVFNQASKDMVDYFLSIVFQALHSEDNYLRIQDESLVGTNASVDVSTKKNLDELVKIGQNLLNGPCSRVDLQAGVSEPIVNGGTNKDALIKFAKILSDEQKLRRSNAATQNNSDT; from the exons ATGTCTCAAATGGCCTCCTCGTTGTCTTCCAGCAAAATCGAACCTCCAACTTTTGGAAAATTGGTTACCATTCTTAGTATTGATGGTGGAGGCATTCGGGGGATTATTCCAGCCACGATTCTTGAATTTCTTGAATCCGAACTCCAG AAATTAGATGGTGAAGATGCTCGGATCGCAGACTACTTCGACGTTGTGGCTGGAACAAGCACGGGCGGACTTGTGACGGCCATGTTGACTGCACCTGATGCCAACAACCGACCATTATATGCTGCTAAAGATATTGTTCCCTTTTACATAAAACATGGACCTATGATATTTCCATATAGAGG AGGTATTATAGGATCGATGGAAAATACAATCGTTAAACTTGGGAACCCCAAATATGACGGGAAGTACCTGCACAAGTTGATAAGGGACAATTTGGGACAGACCCGGTTGCATGATACCTTAACAAACGTTGTCATTCCGACGTTTGACATCAAAAATTTGCAGCCCACTATATTCTCCTCCTTTgag ACGAAAAATTCTCCAGCTTTGGATGCACTGTTATCTGATATATGCATCGGTACTTCTGCTGCACCAACTTATTTTCCGGCTCACTATTTCACTAACGGTGATGGCTCTGGGAATTCTTCCGAGTTCAATCTAATTGATGGCGGCGTCGCTGCTAACAATCCg GCGCTGATTGCCGTCGGAGAGATAACGAAACAAGTATTCAGAAACGACCCCAATTTTTTCCCGATCAAACCAATGGATTACGGCAGATTGCTGGTGATCTCATTGAGCACGGGATCTGCAAAACAAGAACAGAAATTTACAGCAGAAATGGCTGCCAAATGGGGTCTGTTTGGATGGTTGATTCAAGGAAATTCAACCCCTATTTTAGATGTATTCAATCAAGCAAGTAAAGATATGGTGGATTATTTCTTGTCCATCGTCTTCCAGGCCCTTCATTCTGAAGATAATTACCTCCGGATTCAA GATGAGTCATTAGTAGGGACGAATGCATCGGTTGATGTTTCGACGAAGAAGAATCTTGATGAGCTTGTAAAGATTGGACAAAATTTGCTAAATGGTCCATGCTCTAGGGTTGATCTGCAAGCTGGAGTGTCAGAGCCTATAGTCAACGGAGGAACAAATAAGGATGCTTTGATAAA